A single region of the Serinus canaria isolate serCan28SL12 chromosome 1, serCan2020, whole genome shotgun sequence genome encodes:
- the ZNF384 gene encoding zinc finger protein 384 isoform X2: MEESHFNSSPYFWPAVPTVSGQIENTMFINKMKEQLLPTEKGCSLAPPHYPALLTVPTSVALPTGISMDSDTKPEQLTPHSQAPVTQNITVVPVQSAGLMTAGPGLVITSPSGSLVTTAASAQTFPISAPMIVSALPPGSQAALQVVPDLSKKGTTTLAEGGGAGGVAPKPPRGRKKKRLQESGLPEMSDPFVLTNEDDEDQHKDGKTYRCRMCSLTFYSKSEMQIHSKSHTETKPHKCPHCSKSFANSSYLAQHIRIHSGAKPYTCSYCQKAFRQLSHLQQHTRIHTGDRPYKCAHPGCEKAFTQLSNLQSHRRQHNKDKPFKCHNCHRAYTDAASLEVHLATHTVKHAKVYTCSICSRAYTSETYLMKHMRKHNIPDPQQQVVQAQAQASQQQQHFQPQGGGAAGGPSGDTNQPNPPPQCSFDLTPYKTSEHHKDICLTVSTSAIQVEHLSSS, translated from the exons ATGGAAGAATCTCATTTCAACTCCTCCCCGTACTTctggccagcagtgcccaccgTCTCGGGACAG ATTGAGAACACCATGTTCATTAACAAGATGAAGGAGCAGCTATTGCCCACAGAgaagggctgcagcctggctcccccTCACTACCCTGCCTTGCTGACAGTCCCCACCTCTGTGGCGCTGCCCACTGGTATCTCCATGGACTCGGACACCAAGCCGGAGCAGCTGACACCACACAGCCAAGCCCCCGTGACTCAGAACATCACCGTGGTACCAGTGCAGTCTGCTGGGCTCATGACAGCAG GTCCTGGTCTGGTGATAACTTCCCCGTCAGGTTCTCTGGTGACCACAGCCGCCTCTGCCCAGACCTTTCCCATCTCAGCTCCCATGATTGTCTCTGCGCTACCCCCTGgctcccaggcagccctgcaggtggttCCAGACCTGTCCAAGAAAGGGACAACCACCCTTGCTGAaggtggtggggctgggggagttGCCCCCAAACCACCCCGGGGCCGCAAGAAGAAACGATTGCAGGAGTCGGGGCTGCCAGAGATGAGCGACCCCTTTGTGCTGACAAACGAGGATGATGAGGACCAGCACAAGGATGGCAAGACATACAG GTGCCGGATGTGTTCGCTGACCTTCTACTCCAAGTCGGAGATGCAGATCCACTCCAAGTCCCATACGGAGACAAAGCCACACAAGTGTCCTCACTGCTCCAAGAGCTTCGCCAACAGCTCCTACCTGGCCCAGCACATTCGTATCCACTCAGGGGCCAAGCCCTACACGTGCAGCTACTGCCAGAAGGCCTTCCGCCAGCTctcccacctgcagcagcacacacg TATCCACACCGGGGACCGACCCTACAAATGTGCTCACCCTGGGTGTGAAAAGGCTTTCACCCAGCTTTCCAATTTGCAG TCCCACAGACGGCAGCACAACAAAGACAAACCTTTCAAGTGCCACAACTGCCACCGTGCGTACACGGATGCTGCCTCGTTGGAGGTACACCTGGCTACGCACACGGTGAAACACGCCAAGGTCTACACCTGCTCCATCTGCAGCCGGGCCTACACCTCG GAGACGTACCTGATGAAGCACATGCGGAAACACAACATCCCtgacccacagcagcaggtggtTCAGGCACAAGCCCAGGCctcgcagcagcagcagcacttccagccgCAGGGCGGGGGGGCAGCAGGGGGCCCTTCTGGAGACACTAACCAACCCAACCCTCCCCCCCAGTGCTCCTTTGACCTGACTCCTTACAAGACTTCAGAGCATCACAAGGACATCTGCCTCACTGTCAGCACCAGCGCCATCCAAGTGGAGCACCTCTCCAGCTCCTAG
- the ZNF384 gene encoding zinc finger protein 384 isoform X3 — MEESHFNSSPYFWPAVPTVSGQIENTMFINKMKEQLLPTEKGCSLAPPHYPALLTVPTSVALPTGISMDSDTKPEQLTPHSQAPVTQNITVVPVQSAGLMTAGPGLVITSPSGSLVTTAASAQTFPISAPMIVSALPPGSQAALQVVPDLSKKGTTTLAEGGGAGGVAPKPPRGRKKKRLQESGLPEMSDPFVLTNEDDEDQHKDGKTYRCRMCSLTFYSKSEMQIHSKSHTETKPHKCPHCSKSFANSSYLAQHIRIHSGAKPYTCSYCQKAFRQLSHLQQHTRIHSKLHTAIVKPHKCPHCSKSFANTSYLAQHLRIHSGAKPYTCRYCQKAFRQLSHLQQHTRIHTGDRPYKCAHPGCEKAFTQLSNLQSHRRQHNKDKPFKCHNCHRAYTDAASLEVHLATHTVKHAKVYTCSICSRAYTSETYLMKHMRKHNIPDPQQQVVQAQAQASQQQQHFQPQGGGAAGGPSGDTNQPNPPPQCSFDLTPYKTSEHHKDICLTVSTSAIQVEHLSSS, encoded by the exons ATGGAAGAATCTCATTTCAACTCCTCCCCGTACTTctggccagcagtgcccaccgTCTCGGGACAG ATTGAGAACACCATGTTCATTAACAAGATGAAGGAGCAGCTATTGCCCACAGAgaagggctgcagcctggctcccccTCACTACCCTGCCTTGCTGACAGTCCCCACCTCTGTGGCGCTGCCCACTGGTATCTCCATGGACTCGGACACCAAGCCGGAGCAGCTGACACCACACAGCCAAGCCCCCGTGACTCAGAACATCACCGTGGTACCAGTGCAGTCTGCTGGGCTCATGACAGCAG GTCCTGGTCTGGTGATAACTTCCCCGTCAGGTTCTCTGGTGACCACAGCCGCCTCTGCCCAGACCTTTCCCATCTCAGCTCCCATGATTGTCTCTGCGCTACCCCCTGgctcccaggcagccctgcaggtggttCCAGACCTGTCCAAGAAAGGGACAACCACCCTTGCTGAaggtggtggggctgggggagttGCCCCCAAACCACCCCGGGGCCGCAAGAAGAAACGATTGCAGGAGTCGGGGCTGCCAGAGATGAGCGACCCCTTTGTGCTGACAAACGAGGATGATGAGGACCAGCACAAGGATGGCAAGACATACAG GTGCCGGATGTGTTCGCTGACCTTCTACTCCAAGTCGGAGATGCAGATCCACTCCAAGTCCCATACGGAGACAAAGCCACACAAGTGTCCTCACTGCTCCAAGAGCTTCGCCAACAGCTCCTACCTGGCCCAGCACATTCGTATCCACTCAGGGGCCAAGCCCTACACGTGCAGCTACTGCCAGAAGGCCTTCCGCCAGCTctcccacctgcagcagcacacacg GATCCACTCCAAGCTCCACACGGCGATTGTCAAGCCGCACAAGTGTCCTCACTGCTCCAAGAGCTTCGCCAACACATCCTACCTGGCCCAGCACCTCCGCATCCACTCGGGGGCCAAGCCCTACACCTGCCGCTACTGCCAGAAGGCCTTCCGCCAGCTctcccacctgcagcagcacacacg TATCCACACCGGGGACCGACCCTACAAATGTGCTCACCCTGGGTGTGAAAAGGCTTTCACCCAGCTTTCCAATTTGCAG TCCCACAGACGGCAGCACAACAAAGACAAACCTTTCAAGTGCCACAACTGCCACCGTGCGTACACGGATGCTGCCTCGTTGGAGGTACACCTGGCTACGCACACGGTGAAACACGCCAAGGTCTACACCTGCTCCATCTGCAGCCGGGCCTACACCTCG GAGACGTACCTGATGAAGCACATGCGGAAACACAACATCCCtgacccacagcagcaggtggtTCAGGCACAAGCCCAGGCctcgcagcagcagcagcacttccagccgCAGGGCGGGGGGGCAGCAGGGGGCCCTTCTGGAGACACTAACCAACCCAACCCTCCCCCCCAGTGCTCCTTTGACCTGACTCCTTACAAGACTTCAGAGCATCACAAGGACATCTGCCTCACTGTCAGCACCAGCGCCATCCAAGTGGAGCACCTCTCCAGCTCCTAG
- the ZNF384 gene encoding zinc finger protein 384 isoform X1, translated as MSGSYRAIGRVTSRVLVKMEESHFNSSPYFWPAVPTVSGQIENTMFINKMKEQLLPTEKGCSLAPPHYPALLTVPTSVALPTGISMDSDTKPEQLTPHSQAPVTQNITVVPVQSAGLMTAGPGLVITSPSGSLVTTAASAQTFPISAPMIVSALPPGSQAALQVVPDLSKKGTTTLAEGGGAGGVAPKPPRGRKKKRLQESGLPEMSDPFVLTNEDDEDQHKDGKTYRCRMCSLTFYSKSEMQIHSKSHTETKPHKCPHCSKSFANSSYLAQHIRIHSGAKPYTCSYCQKAFRQLSHLQQHTRIHSKLHTAIVKPHKCPHCSKSFANTSYLAQHLRIHSGAKPYTCRYCQKAFRQLSHLQQHTRIHTGDRPYKCAHPGCEKAFTQLSNLQSHRRQHNKDKPFKCHNCHRAYTDAASLEVHLATHTVKHAKVYTCSICSRAYTSETYLMKHMRKHNIPDPQQQVVQAQAQASQQQQHFQPQGGGAAGGPSGDTNQPNPPPQCSFDLTPYKTSEHHKDICLTVSTSAIQVEHLSSS; from the exons ATGTCTGGTAGTTATAGAGCAATTGGAAGGGTTACGAGCAGAGTTCTGGTAAA GATGGAAGAATCTCATTTCAACTCCTCCCCGTACTTctggccagcagtgcccaccgTCTCGGGACAG ATTGAGAACACCATGTTCATTAACAAGATGAAGGAGCAGCTATTGCCCACAGAgaagggctgcagcctggctcccccTCACTACCCTGCCTTGCTGACAGTCCCCACCTCTGTGGCGCTGCCCACTGGTATCTCCATGGACTCGGACACCAAGCCGGAGCAGCTGACACCACACAGCCAAGCCCCCGTGACTCAGAACATCACCGTGGTACCAGTGCAGTCTGCTGGGCTCATGACAGCAG GTCCTGGTCTGGTGATAACTTCCCCGTCAGGTTCTCTGGTGACCACAGCCGCCTCTGCCCAGACCTTTCCCATCTCAGCTCCCATGATTGTCTCTGCGCTACCCCCTGgctcccaggcagccctgcaggtggttCCAGACCTGTCCAAGAAAGGGACAACCACCCTTGCTGAaggtggtggggctgggggagttGCCCCCAAACCACCCCGGGGCCGCAAGAAGAAACGATTGCAGGAGTCGGGGCTGCCAGAGATGAGCGACCCCTTTGTGCTGACAAACGAGGATGATGAGGACCAGCACAAGGATGGCAAGACATACAG GTGCCGGATGTGTTCGCTGACCTTCTACTCCAAGTCGGAGATGCAGATCCACTCCAAGTCCCATACGGAGACAAAGCCACACAAGTGTCCTCACTGCTCCAAGAGCTTCGCCAACAGCTCCTACCTGGCCCAGCACATTCGTATCCACTCAGGGGCCAAGCCCTACACGTGCAGCTACTGCCAGAAGGCCTTCCGCCAGCTctcccacctgcagcagcacacacg GATCCACTCCAAGCTCCACACGGCGATTGTCAAGCCGCACAAGTGTCCTCACTGCTCCAAGAGCTTCGCCAACACATCCTACCTGGCCCAGCACCTCCGCATCCACTCGGGGGCCAAGCCCTACACCTGCCGCTACTGCCAGAAGGCCTTCCGCCAGCTctcccacctgcagcagcacacacg TATCCACACCGGGGACCGACCCTACAAATGTGCTCACCCTGGGTGTGAAAAGGCTTTCACCCAGCTTTCCAATTTGCAG TCCCACAGACGGCAGCACAACAAAGACAAACCTTTCAAGTGCCACAACTGCCACCGTGCGTACACGGATGCTGCCTCGTTGGAGGTACACCTGGCTACGCACACGGTGAAACACGCCAAGGTCTACACCTGCTCCATCTGCAGCCGGGCCTACACCTCG GAGACGTACCTGATGAAGCACATGCGGAAACACAACATCCCtgacccacagcagcaggtggtTCAGGCACAAGCCCAGGCctcgcagcagcagcagcacttccagccgCAGGGCGGGGGGGCAGCAGGGGGCCCTTCTGGAGACACTAACCAACCCAACCCTCCCCCCCAGTGCTCCTTTGACCTGACTCCTTACAAGACTTCAGAGCATCACAAGGACATCTGCCTCACTGTCAGCACCAGCGCCATCCAAGTGGAGCACCTCTCCAGCTCCTAG
- the ZNF384 gene encoding zinc finger protein 384 isoform X4: protein MSGSYRAIGRVTSRVLVKMEESHFNSSPYFWPAVPTVSGQIENTMFINKMKEQLLPTEKGCSLAPPHYPALLTVPTSVALPTGISMDSDTKPEQLTPHSQAPVTQNITVVPVQSAGLMTAGPGLVITSPSGSLVTTAASAQTFPISAPMIVSALPPGSQAALQVVPDLSKKGTTTLAEGGGAGGVAPKPPRGRKKKRLQESGLPEMSDPFVLTNEDDEDQHKDGKTYRCRMCSLTFYSKSEMQIHSKSHTETKPHKCPHCSKSFANSSYLAQHIRIHSGAKPYTCSYCQKAFRQLSHLQQHTRIHTGDRPYKCAHPGCEKAFTQLSNLQSHRRQHNKDKPFKCHNCHRAYTDAASLEVHLATHTVKHAKVYTCSICSRAYTSETYLMKHMRKHNIPDPQQQVVQAQAQASQQQQHFQPQGGGAAGGPSGDTNQPNPPPQCSFDLTPYKTSEHHKDICLTVSTSAIQVEHLSSS, encoded by the exons ATGTCTGGTAGTTATAGAGCAATTGGAAGGGTTACGAGCAGAGTTCTGGTAAA GATGGAAGAATCTCATTTCAACTCCTCCCCGTACTTctggccagcagtgcccaccgTCTCGGGACAG ATTGAGAACACCATGTTCATTAACAAGATGAAGGAGCAGCTATTGCCCACAGAgaagggctgcagcctggctcccccTCACTACCCTGCCTTGCTGACAGTCCCCACCTCTGTGGCGCTGCCCACTGGTATCTCCATGGACTCGGACACCAAGCCGGAGCAGCTGACACCACACAGCCAAGCCCCCGTGACTCAGAACATCACCGTGGTACCAGTGCAGTCTGCTGGGCTCATGACAGCAG GTCCTGGTCTGGTGATAACTTCCCCGTCAGGTTCTCTGGTGACCACAGCCGCCTCTGCCCAGACCTTTCCCATCTCAGCTCCCATGATTGTCTCTGCGCTACCCCCTGgctcccaggcagccctgcaggtggttCCAGACCTGTCCAAGAAAGGGACAACCACCCTTGCTGAaggtggtggggctgggggagttGCCCCCAAACCACCCCGGGGCCGCAAGAAGAAACGATTGCAGGAGTCGGGGCTGCCAGAGATGAGCGACCCCTTTGTGCTGACAAACGAGGATGATGAGGACCAGCACAAGGATGGCAAGACATACAG GTGCCGGATGTGTTCGCTGACCTTCTACTCCAAGTCGGAGATGCAGATCCACTCCAAGTCCCATACGGAGACAAAGCCACACAAGTGTCCTCACTGCTCCAAGAGCTTCGCCAACAGCTCCTACCTGGCCCAGCACATTCGTATCCACTCAGGGGCCAAGCCCTACACGTGCAGCTACTGCCAGAAGGCCTTCCGCCAGCTctcccacctgcagcagcacacacg TATCCACACCGGGGACCGACCCTACAAATGTGCTCACCCTGGGTGTGAAAAGGCTTTCACCCAGCTTTCCAATTTGCAG TCCCACAGACGGCAGCACAACAAAGACAAACCTTTCAAGTGCCACAACTGCCACCGTGCGTACACGGATGCTGCCTCGTTGGAGGTACACCTGGCTACGCACACGGTGAAACACGCCAAGGTCTACACCTGCTCCATCTGCAGCCGGGCCTACACCTCG GAGACGTACCTGATGAAGCACATGCGGAAACACAACATCCCtgacccacagcagcaggtggtTCAGGCACAAGCCCAGGCctcgcagcagcagcagcacttccagccgCAGGGCGGGGGGGCAGCAGGGGGCCCTTCTGGAGACACTAACCAACCCAACCCTCCCCCCCAGTGCTCCTTTGACCTGACTCCTTACAAGACTTCAGAGCATCACAAGGACATCTGCCTCACTGTCAGCACCAGCGCCATCCAAGTGGAGCACCTCTCCAGCTCCTAG
- the PIANP gene encoding PILR alpha-associated neural protein — protein MEPSACRMLPLLSRIHSLQLWHLLLVVLAVPPPGTWSLRSRGPAAPRPLCTRRSPSAPRSICIWERTSQPERDSRSDSRSDARLAVPRQRSLPARGAELRHVVRLRRQAAGARPATPSGFEDGMPSSQYPWAIVWGPTVSDEDGGDTNSANPGFPPLGYTFVSPHGMATAQPNSHSLLHNAGLNLRETPATLRPFLFGPRGEGVDPQLYVTITISIIIVLVATGIIFKFCWDRNQKRRRHSGQQSSGRQQESQQPLTDLSPTTVSILGPYGDPLTPTPEAEESRQGQEGAEKLGGHGKNAAFQLNRIPLVNL, from the exons ATGGAGCCCAGTGCCTG CAGGATGCTCCCACTCCTCTCCCGCATCcactccctgcagctgtggcatCTCCTCCTCGTCGTCTTAGCCGTCCCTCCTCCTGGCACATGGTCTCTTCGCTCTCGGGGCCCAGCAGCCCCTCGGCCTCTTTGCACCCGccgcagcccctcagccccacGGTCCATTTGCATCTGGGAAAGGACCTCACAGCCGGAGCGGGATTCCCGCTCGGATTCCCGCTCGGATGCCCGCCTGGCCGTGCCGCGCCAGCGCAGCCTGCCCGCACGGGGAGCGGAGCTGCGGCACGTGGTGCGGCTGAGGCGCCAGGCCGCGGGCGCCCGGCCCGCCACGCCCTCAGGCTTCGAGGACGGCATGCCCTCCTCCCAGTACCCCTGGGCCATCGTGTGGGGTCCCACGGTGTCGGATGAGGACGGAGGGGACACAAACTCAGCCAACCCGGGCTTCCCACCGCTGGGATACACCTTCGTCTCGCCGCACGGGATGGCGACGGCGCAGCCCAACTCCCACTCGCTGCTGCACAACGCGGGGCTCAACCTGCGCGAGACCCCGGCCACCCTGCGGCCCTTCTTGTTCGGGCCCCGGGGGGAAG GTGTGGACCCCCAGCTGTATGTCACCATCACCATCTCCATAATCATCGTCCTGGTTGCCACTGGAATCATATTCAAGTTCTG CTGGGACCGAAATCAGAAACGCCGGCGTCACTcggggcagcagagcagtgggaggCAGCAAGAGAGCCAGCAGCCCCTCACAGACCTCTCCCCCACCACCGTCAGCATCCTGGGGCCCTACGGTGACCCCCTGACCCCCACACCTGAGGCAGAAGAGtccaggcagggccaggagggtgCGGAGAAACTGGGTGGCCACGGGAAGAATGCAGCATTCCAGCTCAACCG AATCCCACTGGTGAACCTGTGA